One Spinacia oleracea cultivar Varoflay chromosome 4, BTI_SOV_V1, whole genome shotgun sequence DNA segment encodes these proteins:
- the LOC110793532 gene encoding filament-like plant protein 3 yields MDRRSWLWRRRSSDKSPGGETDSSISGSGSGSLSSPSERFSDEHQASPNQNTEVTSKVAPPDEDANDGVRILTEKLSAAIATISAKEELVKQHSKVAEEAVTGWEKADNEVVTLKQQLDIATKKNSALEDRIVHLDGALKECLRQLRHMRDDQDEKIQEALSKKSQDSESKKSELDVPMSDILARLETANAKVAAAASLESDLRLKLGSVEKENASLHLELRSRTEDLEIRTLERDLSTKSAETASKQHLESIKRVAKLEAECRRLKTVARKATSFNDSKSVNDSQSDSGERLSDYEPSHSDSWTSTLKLGKTPSKTHMAPPSPDIGLMDDFLEMEKLAALPENGNRSCSPGTATSIDKYSSNELDAMLNRIAGLEQNIETVESEKTDLASALSQCQNKLKISEAQLSSCQNQLRISQAQLREANKKIGMFQAELDLANELRQAIDLELDDANVRREEAESLHKAIEEERENLLSEISFLEGETEKERALYTDSSAQCRVLEDELSRMKHELETWKNQLTSMNKLKEAAESHLKDVNAETKSLLAKIGSLEKTAEKERQLSADFSAKCKMLENELSKMKHDGDTKSLRAKIGSLEKTAEKERQLSADFSAKCKMLENELSKMKHDGDTKSLRAKIGSLEKTAEKERQLSAEFSAKCKKLENELSEVKHDADTWQSQLASTKGSKDAVNQELQMTNAKKEEAETQLKAVLAKVGSLEHEVEKERARSSGLAVKCRKLEFQVSNLKSEAEFQLSNIKSKAEFQVSPISKEELDKQQEKELAVAATKMAECQKTIASLGNQLKSLAKLEDLFLDSENLLEVSEKESQLLHNDEKPDTLSSETAQNTSTTSKEDDQKSAKDDAKAAMSLEKRDKHGFGNLFSRTKSTARS; encoded by the exons ATGGACCGCCGGAGTTGGTTATGGAGGAGGAGGTCATCGGACAAAAGTCCGGGAGGCGAGACCGACAGCTCGATATCAGGATCAGGATCAGGATCATTATCATCTCCTTCTGAGAGGTTTTCAGATGAGCACCAG GCATCTCCAAATCAAAATACAGAAGTCACCTCGAAAGTTGCACCTCCTGATGAAGATGCCAATGACGGTGTGAGAATTCTGACTGAGAAACTATCTGCTGCTATTGCAACTATTAGTGCAAAAGAGGAATTGGTAAAGCAGCATTCCAAAGTTGCAGAGGAAGCTGTTACAG GTTGGGAAAAGGCTGATAATGAGGTAGTCACTTTAAAACAACAGCTTGATATTGCAACTAAGAAAAACTCAGCACTTGAGGATAGGATAGTCCATCTTGATGGGGCCCTCAAGGAGTGCTTGAGGCAGTTGCGGCACATGAGAGACGATCAAGATGAGAAAATTCAAGAAGCCCTTTCTAAAAAGTCACAGGATTCAGAATCAAAAAAATCTGAGTTGGATGTCCCAATGTCTGATATTCTAGCCCGACTTGAAACCGCGAATGCTAAAGTGGCAGCTGCTGCCTCTTTGGAGTCTGATCTTCGCCTCAAACTGGGTTCTGTTGAGAAGGAAAATGCTTCTTTGCATCTCGAACTCCGTTCTCGAACAGAAGATTTAGAAATAAGGACTCTTGAGAGGGATTTAAGCACAAAATCCGCGGAAACAGCCAGTAAACAACACTTAGAGAGCATaaagagagttgctaaactcgaGGCTGAATGCCGTAGGTTAAAAACCGTGGCTCGTAAAGCAACTTCATTTAATGACTCCAAGTCGGTCAATGATAGTCAATCAGATAGTGGAGAAAGGTTATCTGATTATGAACCGAGCCATTCAGATTCATGGACATCTACCCTTAAACTTGGAAAAACTCCCTCAAAAACCCACATGGCCCCACCTTCACCTGATATCGGTCTCATGGATGATTTCCTAGAGATGGAGAAGTTAGCAGCTCTTCCGGAGAATGGAAATAGAAGCTGCTCTCCTGGAACTGCAACTTCGATTGACAAATATAGTAGCAATGAACTTGATGCCATGTTAAATAGAATAGCTGGACTTGAGCAGAATATTGAGACTGTTGAATCAGAAAAAACAGATTTAGCTTCGGCATTATCTCAATGCCAGAATAAATTGAAGATTTCAGAAGCTCAGTTGAGTTCGTGTCAGAATCAACTAAGGATATCACAAGCACAGTTGAGAGAAGCAAATAAAAAGATAGGGATGTTTCAGGCTGAGTTGGATTTGGCAAATGAGTTGAGACAGGCGATTGATTTAGAGCTCGATGATGCCAATGTAAGAAGGGAAGAGGCAGAGTCCCTTCATAAAGCAattgaggaagagagagaaaatctgCTGTCTGAAATCAGTTTTCTAGAGGGTGAGACTGAAAAGGAGAGGGCTTTATACACAGATTCTTCAGCACAGTGTCGGGTTTTGGAAGATGAACTTTCTAGAATGAAACATGAACTTGAAACATGGAAAAATCAGTTAACATCTATGAATAAATTGAAAGAAGCAGCAGAATCACATTTGAAGGATGTAAATGCAGAAACCAAATCACTGCTTGCTAAGATTGGATCTTTGGAGAAGACGGCAGAAAAGGAGAGACAGTTGTCTGCAGATTTTAGTGCTAAGTGTAAAATGTTAGAGAACGAGCTTTCAAAAATGAAACATGATGGTGATACCAAATCGCTGCGTGCTAAGATTGGATCTTTGGAGAAGACGGCAGAAAAGGAGAGACAGTTGTCTGCAGATTTTAGTGCTAAGTGTAAAATGTTAGAGAACGAGCTTTCGAAAATGAAACATGATGGTGATACCAAATCGCTGCGTGCTAAGATTGGATCTCTGGAGAAGACGGCAGAAAAGGAGAGACAGTTGTCTGCAGAATTTAGTGCTAAGTGTAAAAAGTTGGAGAACGAGCTTTCGGAAGTGAAACATGATGCTGACACGTGGCAAAGTCAATTAGCTTCAACGAAAGGGTCGAAGGATGCTGTTAATCAAGAGCTTCAGATGACAAATGCAAAGAAAGAAGAAGCAGAAACACAACTTAAAGCCGTACTTGCCAAAGTTGGTTCGTTAGAACATGAGGTGGAAAAGGAAAGGGCAAGGTCTTCAGGATTAGCTGTTAAGTGTAGGAAGTTGGAATTTCAGGTATCGAACTTGAAATCTGAAGCTGAATTTCAGCTGTCAAACATCAAATCTAAAGCTGAATTTCAGGTTTCACCGATCTCAAAGGAGGAGTTGGATAAACAGCAG GAAAAGGAGCTAGCTGTAGCTGCAACTAAAATGGCAGAGTGTCAGAAGACGATTGCATCACTTGGAAACCAACTGAAATCCCTCGCAAAACTCGAGGATCTCTTCTTGGATTCAGAGAATTTGTTGGAGGTATCTGAAAAAGAGTCACAGCTTCTTCATAATGATGAAAAACCAGATACATTATCTTCTGAAACTGCTCAAAATACTTCAACAACCAGTAAAGAGGATGACCAAAAGTCAGCAAAAGATGATGCTAAAGCGGCTATGTCATTAGAGAAGAGGGATAAACATGGTTTTGGAAACTTATTTTCGCGAACCAAGAGCACAGCTAGAAGCTAG